The Electrophorus electricus isolate fEleEle1 chromosome 8, fEleEle1.pri, whole genome shotgun sequence genome contains the following window.
TCTGTTAGTGAATGCATGCAGAGATGTGGCGAAGTGTATTTTTCCTGTTCCTCAGTGGTAGAGATGTTTGTAGTAGGGCTGCATCATGATGAGGACAAAATAACGGGGGGGTTCAATAAATATAGTGGCTGACATATGCTTTTGCCATGTATTAAGTTCACATGTGTGAATGCTTGATGTGACATGGTTAACAATCAGCCCATATGATTTTAATCCTGTGATTTCTGACAGATGGAAATGATTGAAACAACACAACATCTGAAATGTCAAAAATTAGAGtacaaaaataagcaatttgTTAGTTGGCTAATCTGTGTATTGCAGTCTCCCATCATATCAATATTACAAAAGCTGACATTGCTGtaacaaatgacacaaaatatTATGCATCCCTTAATTTGCACACAGTAAGTCCATGGAATCTAGCATTGataatgtgtctttttttcccttttagtGTGGGAGGTGCATTTTCACCCATCAAACCCAGACCACTTGTTCACCTGCTCGGAGGACGGCTCCCTGCTGCACTGGGAGACCTCGTCTGggtcagacacaccctcctTCCTGCAGGGTACGTGGACTCCACAGCCTGGCCAATATCaggcccaaaaaaaaaaatccatgacaCTCAAATTCAGACATATGGTACTGGCTATGTATAGACCAGGTTATAAGCAATTATACAACAAATGTTGCTGACAGATCTAAGACTATACTTCACAGGACATCATATAATGTTGCATATAAAGGGAAGCTTGTTTTGGTTGATATTACAGGTTGTCTCTTCCTGAGACGGAGAGGCCATATGATGTGCACTTTTCCAGTGTCTTGAacagagttttgtttttggtttttaccTTGTTTTACCTCACTCtagtgtgctttttttttttttttttttttttttttttttttttttctttgtcaggTCGCAATAGCAGCATGATGTCACGCAGCGCCACGGCACCAGCGGGAGGAAACCAGTCGCTCATCAGTGCGTGGCTCAGTGGTGACTCCAGTAAGGGCCGGTTGGAGACCACCCACATGCTGCCCAGCCAGACGCTGTCCGTCAACAGCCTGGATGTCCTCGGACAGTGCTTGGTGTGCGGGACTGATGGGGAGGCCGTGTACATACACAGACGGGTCCTTGTATGATGTGGGGGATTAATGGATTTTGATAATTGTGACGAAATGCGCTTTTGACtagctgttttttccccccccccactgttcAGTGCacttgcaaaaaataaaacgATATCTTCTTGCTAGTTTTTGTTGGGCTTCTACTGATATGAATTAAGTCACATCTGAAATATCACTGTAATAATGGTTTCAGCTCTTGCTTGTTTACAGGGCATAACCTTCCATGGTATTTTCCTTATGAAATTAATTAGTTTATTACTCCAAACGATGACTAAACTAGAAACCCTGCCCATGTGAAGTGTGAGGCATCGTTCACACGGGTTGGAAGGTGTTTGGTGCTAAGCATATTGGGAAATGGAGTGAAGTGTGGAGTGAATCGCATCCGGGTATCGGCCAGTGGCACTGACAGACACTAAGTACCAAGGCGACGGTGTCAATATAAAGGCAACAAGGTCTTGGCTGTCCGAGTTTCCAGAGACTGGTTTGCTAGGATTTTGTTAGCTCCACCAACTGATACTTTTTGAAAGGCGTCTGGTGTGAACAAAATGGATATTCTTTAGTCAAAGGTAAGTACCGATCCATTGTGTGGCTCACCGATGGCTTCAGTGCtaatagctagcgttagttagGCCCCACGCACTCGTATTGTCAACAGGTTTGAAGCTTATCCGAGGGATATGTGGCTAGCTAACTTTTCTTTGACTTCATTGACTAGAAACCAAATATAAAACGTGGTTCTGGAATAGCGACGTGTGATATTTTTGCaaggtaaaataaaacattcctCCACTGACAGCGTTAATTAGCGAAGCTATGAACTGAGCAAACTAGCATAGCTAAACCCTGGTTAGCTAACGCTACTTAACAGCCTACTCGTAATAGCTACCTAGTTAGTGTTAGCTGTTAGCtaatttctctcttcttctgggCCCATTAGCAAGGACTCTGTAAGGCGTAAGTCACAGCTGACATTTGATAAAATCCTTAGTTGAACAAACCCATGAACAATCGTGTAGTGAAATTGGAACGTTAGActtaatttatgcatttaccTTTATTGTTGAAGTTGCTAGCAATTTAACTAGCTAGCCATCTTAATTATTTGGTTAATCTAACTAGTCAGTAAGTATGCGctaaagaataaagaatgtcAATACTTGGCTCAAGTATTTCACATTTTGCCTGTTTCATGACAGCCGAGTTATAGCTGTATCGCTACATGCCAGTGACAACGGCAGTTCTTGAATATCGTCAGCACCTGCTCAAATATGTTTCAGCAGTGTTTACACAGCAAACCATTTACAAGATTAGCTGGATAACGTAGCCATAGCTTTTATATGGTTGGGCTGGGAAACTATTCAAGCAAGTACAGATATAATCTGGTCTTCAAACGTAATTAGCTGGAACTGTATAATCGGGGTAATAATTCTGGAAGTTGGATCTTGTATCTCAGTTTCATTAAATCAGATTCCTTAGTTTCTGCAGTGCCATTGTAATGACGCCgcattcttttctctctctctctctctctctctctctctctctctctctctctctctctctctctttaaacacTTGAATACAGACTCATTGACATCTGGTATGCAGGTAAAACACGCAGTGCGTCGTTAACACCCTCCCAGTATCGCTCTTGTTCCTCCAACCTCATTCAACTCCTTGGCTTGCAAGGTACATGTTTTTTCATGAAGAGAGGCGAAAAACCTGAAGGATACAGGCAAATGCGGCCCAAGACATTTCCCGCAAGCAACTACAGTGGCAACAGCCAGCTGATGTTACAAGAGATCCGCGAGAGCCTGCGGAACCTCTCACGGCCGTCGGATGTTCCCAAGATGGATTTGGGTGGGAGTAAAGGACTGCCTGAAGATGCCCGGCATCAAGGGCGCAGCACCAACCCTAAAAACCCCTACCACAAAGCCCTACAGGAGATCCGCAAATCACTGATGCCATTTGCTAATGAACCAGCATCAACTGGCCGCACATCTGAGGTCAACCTTCAAATGTTACAAGACCTGGTGGCTGCTGGTTTTGAAGAGGTAAGAGAACTGTCCAAATAACAACACAGGGTTGACTCAAAGCAGTCTTCCtatgtatgttttgttattctttCTTGTGAACACATGGGCCTTATGTTGGCCAAAGATATGCATGTTCCCTTGTCAGGTGATCATTTGGCATAGCTTTGGTATGACAGCGATGGTATGTGGACAAACGGGTTTTAGCTGTAGTACAAGGCTCAGCGAATCATTATGCTGACTTGTTTTTGACCACAAGTATGCGATccttgttctttgtgtttcctTTGAAAGCAGCATTCTCTTGGAGAAAAGATTCTAGTAATGTTTTGTATCTGAGGAATGGTTTTGTAGAGGACCTGGGAGACAGACTTGTTTTGCACATAACATGCATGGTTAATTCATGAGAAACCTGTCCACATCTGATCTGGTTCATTTGCTGCTAACCTGATTGAGCTGCTTCTTATGTGCTGCTCAGACAGGAGACTTCACTAATGAGACCCAGAGTCCTGTGATTGACAGCATGATTGATTTGCagaatttgtgcattttttaaaatgtatatatgtgtgtgtgtgtgtgtgtgtgtgtgtgggagtaggaGATGGTGATTTGTGCTCTGAAGCACACCAACAGTCGCAGTGTCGGGGCAGCTATAGAGTATATCAGTAAGATGAGCTACCAGGACCCAGTGTGGGAGCAAAtggcagctgcagcagtgcgCCCAACCAGTGCGGCCATCAAATCAGCCGGTGGGTGCAGTGGCGGCTCACTCCTCCTTAGTATAACTCTGTGCTTATGGTTCAGATCTTTTGCAGGAATGCTGTAGTAATCAGGAACCTGGACAGCCTTTATTCTCATTTCAGAATTGTTCAtaattatttctaaaatgtaggAAAGTTCTGATATGTTAATGCCAAATGGATTAGTATCTGTATTGTGTATGTTATTAAAATGGCCTGCTTTAAATCTGCTCATGCTGTGGTCTTTTCTCATGAAGTCTTGTTTGAAGGTATTTTCCCTCATGTGTTTTCCCATGCAGGCCCCACCCACATCCAGCAGCCTGTGCTGCGGCGGCTGAGCTGGAAGGGCTCCAAGGAGTCCCTGGCTCCACAACGGCATGGACCCCTCATGGCCGACGGCCTCATGTACCGCTCCAGCAGCCCCAGCCCCCAGTCCGAGCTGCCCCGGAATTCTGTCTTCCCCCAGAGCCACGTGGCAGGGGTCGGTGCCCAGCGGGTGAACCCCCCACTCCCGCCTCAAGTGCGAAGTGTCACACCTCCCCCCTCTTCCTGGGACTCAAACCCCTCCACTAAGCGATACTCTGGGAACATGGACTACCTTGTTCCCCGCATATCACCTGTACCCCAGGGTCAGTGGGCCGATAACTACGTGGCTGCTCCGGCCCAGGCTCAGCGTGGACTCAGCCCGGTGCCCATGGGCCGCCAGCCCATCATCATGCCTTCATCTGGGGGGAATAAGTTCAGCTTTCCCCCCTCCTGGCCCCAGAATGGCTCTGCACAGGCTGAGTATATGAGCATGGCTGCCAGTGGTAGCAGGCAACCCCCTCCTCCATATCCACTGAGCCAGACGAGCAGGCACAGTCCCACGGCCCAGCAGATGCAGGCAGCCAGCCCTGCACCCTCCCCGCCCTACTGCAATGGAGCCAGCCTGCCGCCATCCATGCTGGCGCCTGGCCGCAACAGCCACAACCTGGACATGTACAACTTGGGCGCCCTGTCCCAGCCCAGGCCTCCGGCACAGCCAACACAGCCCTCCCTTGGAAACGGCAGCAATCAAGAGCTGCCTCCCCACTCGTGGCCCCACAACATCCCAGCACGCTCCAACTCCTTCACTAACGCTGCGACAGGGGGACGCCCATGCGCACCAGCACCCAGCTCCCAGCCCTCTGCCACCACCGTCACCGCCATCACCCAGGCACCCATTCTGCAGCCGGTGAAGAGCATGCGCGTGCAGAAGCCCGAGCTGCATACAGCCGTGGCCCCAACACACCCGCCCTGGCTGCAACAGCAGCAACCACCTCCTCCGTCTGCCTACCAGGACGCCCCAGGGCTTGGTCTCACCTCTTCCCAGATGCCAGCTGTCTCTGAGGTACCCAGCTACCAGGGCCCGCCACCACCCTACCCCAAGCACCTCCTTCCGCCGCAGCAGCAACAAGCACCTGCTCCCTGCCCAGTTTACGATCCCAACCCCAGCAGTAGGTTCAGCACGGGCAAGGAGGAAGAAGGTGAAGACGATGCAGCAGACGACACCAGCACGTGTTCCAGTGAGCGCATGGACATCTCTGAGACGGCAGGTCCGGCAGCGATGGTAGCTGGTGTGGAACGGGAGCGTGACAAGAAGCAGATTTCAACATCGCCTGTGCCTGTGAGGCGGAACAAGCGGGATGAGGAG
Protein-coding sequences here:
- the lats1 gene encoding serine/threonine-protein kinase LATS1 isoform X3 encodes the protein MKRGEKPEGYRQMRPKTFPASNYSGNSQLMLQEIRESLRNLSRPSDVPKMDLGGSKGLPEDARHQGRSTNPKNPYHKALQEIRKSLMPFANEPASTGRTSEVNLQMLQDLVAAGFEEEMVICALKHTNSRSVGAAIEYISKMSYQDPVWEQMAAAAVRPTSAAIKSAGPTHIQQPVLRRLSWKGSKESLAPQRHGPLMADGLMYRSSSPSPQSELPRNSVFPQSHVAGVGAQRVNPPLPPQVRSVTPPPSSWDSNPSTKRYSGNMDYLVPRISPVPQGQWADNYVAAPAQAQRGLSPVPMGRQPIIMPSSGGNKFSFPPSWPQNGSAQAEYMSMAASGSRQPPPPYPLSQTSRHSPTAQQMQAASPAPSPPYCNGASLPPSMLAPGRNSHNLDMYNLGALSQPRPPAQPTQPSLGNGSNQELPPHSWPHNIPARSNSFTNAATGGRPCAPAPSSQPSATTVTAITQAPILQPVKSMRVQKPELHTAVAPTHPPWLQQQQPPPPSAYQDAPGLGLTSSQMPAVSEVPSYQGPPPPYPKHLLPPQQQQAPAPCPVYDPNPSSRFSTGKEEEGEDDAADDTSTCSSERMDISETAGPAAMVAGVERERDKKQISTSPVPVRRNKRDEERRGEGRVQLYSPQAFKFFMEQHVENILKNHQQRIRRKKQLESEMQRFLRV
- the lats1 gene encoding serine/threonine-protein kinase LATS1 isoform X1 yields the protein MKRGEKPEGYRQMRPKTFPASNYSGNSQLMLQEIRESLRNLSRPSDVPKMDLGGSKGLPEDARHQGRSTNPKNPYHKALQEIRKSLMPFANEPASTGRTSEVNLQMLQDLVAAGFEEEMVICALKHTNSRSVGAAIEYISKMSYQDPVWEQMAAAAVRPTSAAIKSAGPTHIQQPVLRRLSWKGSKESLAPQRHGPLMADGLMYRSSSPSPQSELPRNSVFPQSHVAGVGAQRVNPPLPPQVRSVTPPPSSWDSNPSTKRYSGNMDYLVPRISPVPQGQWADNYVAAPAQAQRGLSPVPMGRQPIIMPSSGGNKFSFPPSWPQNGSAQAEYMSMAASGSRQPPPPYPLSQTSRHSPTAQQMQAASPAPSPPYCNGASLPPSMLAPGRNSHNLDMYNLGALSQPRPPAQPTQPSLGNGSNQELPPHSWPHNIPARSNSFTNAATGGRPCAPAPSSQPSATTVTAITQAPILQPVKSMRVQKPELHTAVAPTHPPWLQQQQPPPPSAYQDAPGLGLTSSQMPAVSEVPSYQGPPPPYPKHLLPPQQQQAPAPCPVYDPNPSSRFSTGKEEEGEDDAADDTSTCSSERMDISETAGPAAMVAGVERERDKKQISTSPVPVRRNKRDEERRGEGRVQLYSPQAFKFFMEQHVENILKNHQQRIRRKKQLESEMQRVGLSEDAQEQMRMMLSQKESNYIRLKRAKMDKSMFEKIKTLGVGAFGEVCLARKVDTGALYAMKTLRKKDVLLRNQVAHVKAERDILAEADNEWVVRLYYSFQDKENLYFVMDYIPGGDMMSLLIRLGVFSEELTQFYVAELACAVESVHKMGFIHRDIKPDNILIDRDGHIKLTDFGLCTGFRWTHDSKYYQSGDHVRQDSMDFSREWEDPANCRCGDRLKPLERRAARQHQRCLAHSLVGTPNYIAPEVLLRTGYTQLCDWWSVGVILYEMLIGQPPFLATTPLETQMKVINWQTTLHIPAQAKLSAQASDLIVKLCRGPEDRLGKNGADEIKAHPFFKGVDFSVDLRQQHHPAPYVPKIAHCTDTSNFDPVDPGKLWSDDDTSHNDTLSFWFKNGKHPEHAFYEFTFRRFFDDNGHPYSCPKPIEYEDYSEEGEEEPEIPTHGKEVGHGRDLVYV
- the lats1 gene encoding serine/threonine-protein kinase LATS1 isoform X2 — its product is MKRGEKPEGYRQMRPKTFPASNYSGNSQLMLQEIRESLRNLSRPSDVPKMDLGGSKGLPEDARHQGRSTNPKNPYHKALQEIRKSLMPFANEPASTGRTSEVNLQMLQDLVAAGFEEEMVICALKHTNSRSVGAAIEYISKMSYQDPVWEQMAAAAVRPTSAAIKSAGPTHIQQPVLRRLSWKGSKESLAPQRHGPLMADGLMYRSSSPSPQSELPRNSVFPQSHVAGVGAQRVNPPLPPQVRSVTPPPSSWDSNPSTKRYSGNMDYLVPRISPVPQGQWADNYVAAPAQAQRGLSPVPMGRQPIIMPSSGGNKFSFPPSWPQNGSAQAEYMSMAASGSRQPPPPYPLSQTSRHSPTAQQMQAASPAPSPPYCNGASLPPSMLAPGRNSHNLDMYNLGALSQPRPPAQPTQPSLGNGSNQELPPHSWPHNIPARSNSFTNAATGGRPCAPAPSSQPSATTVTAITQAPILQPVKSMRVQKPELHTAVAPTHPPWLQQQQPPPPSAYQDAPGLGLTSSQMPAVSEVPSYQGPPPPYPKHLLPPQQQQAPAPCPVYDPNPSSRFSTGKEEEGEDDAADDTSTCSSERMDISETAGPAAMVAGVERERDKKQISTSPVPVRRNKRDEERRGEGRVQLYSPQAFKFFMEQHVENILKNHQQRIRRKKQLESEMQRACLFLFLSLAFSLWQQFLRV